The genomic interval ctacactccagcctgggcgacgcagcgagactctgcctccaaaaaaaaaagaaagaaagaaagaagagaaagaaagaatgagggagggagggagggagggagggaaggaaggaaagaaagagaaagaaagaaaagaaagaaagaaaggccgggcgcggtggctcaagcctgtaatcccagcactttgggaggccgaggcgggcggatcacaaggtcaggagatcgagaccatcctggctaacacggtgaaaccccgtctctactaaaaactacaaaaaactagccgggccgggcgcggtggctcaagcctgtaatcccagcactttgggaggctgagacgggcggatcacgaggtcaggagatcgagaccatcctggctaacacggtgaaaccccgtctctactaaaaactacaaaaaactagccgggtgaggtggcgggcgcctgtaatcccagctacccgggaggctgaggcaggagaatggcatgaacctgggaggcggagcttgcagtgagctgagatccggccacagcactccagcctgggtgacagagtgagactccgtctcaaaaaaaaaaaaagaaagaaagaaagagagagagagagagagagagagaaagaaagaaagaaagagagagagaaaagggtgtAAGGAAAGACTAACCAGGGTCCTGATTTAGACTGCAGTTTGGGGAAGGCTTCCTTGAGGAACTGACGCGTCCAAACTGACAGGATGAGTAATTTGTCAGGCAAAGAGACTGTGGAAAAAACATTCAGGTCAAGAGTCACCACTTGCGAAGGGTCTGAAATGGAAGATGGTGGCCTCTtggaggaagggaaagatggTCCACATGGCTGGTGAGATGGATGTAGCTCAGGCCCTAAAGGGTCTTACTGGCTACTTTAACTGTTTTGAATTTCATTctaagaggaaagagagagaactggAGTATTTTGAACAATATAGTATCATGATTAGAttggggggatttttttttaaggttgggTGTAAAGAATGGAGTTGATTGTACTCCTGAGACCATAATACAGTGTACGCATTGGTTGGTGAAAGGaccttcctaaaaaaaaaaaaaaaaaaaaaaagaaaggacctTCCTTTCCCattaattttcctgcctcatctctgagtgatcctccccactcccctccccataAGCACCTCATCTCATGCTTTTGATGTGTGtctttaaatatacatatgaGGCGGGTCaccgtggttcatgcctatagtcccagtactttgggaggatcatttgaggccaagagttcaagaccagcttggaaaaCATAGCGAGACTTCCTATCTacaaaaagtgtttaaaaatcagtggttgcccatcctggctaacacggtgaaaccccgtctctactaaaaaaatacaaaaaactaaccgggcgacgtggcgggcacctgtagccccagctactggggaggctgaggcagaagaatgacgtaaacccaggaggcggaggttgcagtgagctgagatccggccactgcactccagcctgggcggcagagcgagactcggtctaaaaaaaaaaaaaaaaaaaaaaaatcagtggttggtggcgcacacctgtagtcccagctgctcaaggaggctgaggcaggaggatggcttgagcccaggaacggGTGATTCCCCTGGGTACCTTGGTGTAAAGTGTCTCCATGAGGCCCACTTGGAGGATGGGGGAGATGAGGACGGTCTCTGCCTGCCCAGTTAGCTCTTTTGAAGAAAAGTGTTTGGgtgcctggtgtgtgtgtgtgtgttgatgtgGGAGGGAACGGGGTTAGGGGGAGAGAGTTAGGCTTGAGCCGGGAAGAACCAACAGGATGATGGGCAGGACTCCCAGCTATGGGAAGTCAGATTTTAAGCAGAGGGAGATCCTGAGATTCTCTGGGGCCGCCCTGGTGGTGATGGGAGAAAAATGGGTCTGCGGAGGGccctgcacggtggctcacgcctgtaatgccagcactttgggaggccgagctgggcagatcacttgaggtcaggaattcgagaccagcctggtcaacctggtgaaatcggtctctactaaaaatacaaaaattagccgggtgtgatggcacgtgcctgtaatcccagatacaagggaggccaaggcaggaaaatggcttgagccaggaaggcagaggttgcagagagcaagagtgggccactgcactctagcctgggcaacagagggagactcagattcaaaaaaaaaaaaaaaaaaaagcgtccACGGGGAGCGCTCTTTTCCTAAACTCAGGAACCTCTCGCTGGCCCTGACCCTGGCGACCCCACGTCTCTGGcatccttccctcttccctccctctcctccggGCACTCAGAACTAAGTCCCCACCTCTCCCCGCTTAGGGAAACCAGCCTTCGGGAACGGGTGGCAGGCTCGGCCGGGATGGCCGCTCTGACTCAGGATATCCGCGCGGCGCTCTCCCGCCAGAAGCTGGACCACGTGTGGACCGACACGCACTACGTGGGGCTGCAATTCCCGGACCCGTGAGTGGGCGCGGGAGGGGGCCGCGCGGGAAGGGGACGCGGCTTGGGGCGCTCACCAGCCCCGCTCCCCAGGGCTCACCCCAACACCCTGCACTGGGTCGATGAGGCCGGGAAGGTCGGAGAGCAGCTGCCGCTGGAGGACCCTGACGTCTACTGCCCCTACAGCGCCATCGGCAACGTCACGGTGAGCCCCTCTTGCCCGCTCCTAGGATGGGGCGCGGCACGAGCCCTTTCCTGGGTCTCGGAGTTGGGACGCGGAGAGCGTGCCTCACCGTCCTCTTGTCCCCAGGGAGAGCTGGTGTACGCCCACTACGGGCGGCCGGAAGACCTGCAGGACCTGCGGGCCAGGGGCGTGGACCCAGCGGGCCGCCTGCTGCTAGTGCGCGTGGGGGTGATCAGCTTCGCCCAGAAGGTAAGTGCCCCTGGACAGAGGGAGGGCGTGGGCCTGGGAACCGGAGGGTCGGACTGCCAGTGAGAATGGTTCAGGGTGCTGTGAGAGGGAGACAGGAAAGAAACATGTGGATGGTAAGAAAATATaagctgggcacaatggttctcacctgcaatcccagcactttaggaggccaagacaggaggatcgcttgaggccaggagttcaagggcaacacagtgagattccccctctctactaaaaaaaaaaaaaaaaaaaaaaaaaattctttattttattttattttattttattttagttagctggggtggtggcacgtgcctgtggtcccagctactctggaggctcaggtgggaggatcgcttgagcccaggagttccaggctgcagtgagctatgattgcaccactgcactccagcctgggcaacagaaaggattctgtctcaaaaagaaaaaaaaagaaagggaaacagagaagggagggagggatggagggagggagggagggaggaaggaaagaaagaaaatgttggcTGGTCTGGGAACtgaatcagaaggaaaaaagaaaatgttggctGGGAACAaattgggggttgggggaaatCAGATGGGGAAGGGAACAGGAATATGGGGTACCATGGGGCCCGGTGGGATTTGAGGGCTGCCCAGGAGCTGCTGAGGTTGGGAAAACACAGGCCAGGTGGTGGCCCCACACCCTCTCCGTGGGATGGACAGTTGCAAGCAAAAGCCTTGCCATTTCCTGGTTTCTCCTGCCCTTATGAATCGCGTTTTTTTCTGGGAGAAGGAGTCTTTTAGTCACCTTCCTCCCCAGGTGACCAATGCTCAGGACTTCGGGGCTCAAGGAGTGCTCATATACCCAGAGCCAGCGGACTTCTCCCAGGACCCACACAAGCCAAGCCTGTCCAGCCAGCAGGCTGTGTATGGACATGTGAGTCTGGGGAGGCTGGCCGTGCTGTTCCTGGGTCCCGAGGCCACACCTTCTTGCTCAGAATGGGGCTGGCATGTTTTTAATTATTCCTGGAAGCCCAACTCACAGCTTTGCGTGGGCACCCCTTTCCCCACAGGTGCACCTGGGAACTGGAGACCCCTACACGCCTGGCTTCCCTTCCTTCAATCAAACCCAGTTCCCTCCAGTTGCATCATCGGGCCTTCCCAGCATCCCAGCCCAGCCCATCAGCGCAGACATTGCCTCCCGCCTGCTGAGGTGAGGGGAGTGTTGGGGAccaggagaggaggaggcagagagagggaggctGCAGCGAGGCCACAGGGTGACTGTGGGTGAACTAGAAAAAGGTGACTCTTGTTTAAGGCTGCCGTgaaccatgattacaccactgcactccagcctgggagacagagagaccctgaccttcttcttttttttttttttttttttttttttttttttgagatgaagtcttgttctgtcatccaggctggagtatagtggtgcaatcttggctcactgcaacctccacttcccgggttcaagtgattctcctgcgtcagcctcccaagtagctgggattacaggtgtgcaccaccacacctggctaatttttgtatttttagtagaggatttcaccatgctggccagactggtctcaaactcctgacctagtgatccgctcacttcggcctcccaaaatgctgggattacaggtgtgagccaccacgcctggctgagaccctgactcttaagaaaaaaaaaaaagtgactcttCTGGACGGACACGGCCCTTCTCCAGGGTTCGCTGTCTGGCAACTGAAGTTCCCACTGGATTGCACACCTACCTCAGCTGAGAACCGTCCAAGGCAGCCCTGACTGCACTGCCCTGCCTAGGCAGGGTCCAGAGGCAGCGATCTGGAGCCAGAAAgggtgggaaggaaagaaagaaggaagagagtgatCTGGACTCTTCTGGGTCTCTCTACAACTTCCAACCCTTTCTGCCTTCCTCCTCTCCAGGAAGCTCAAAGGCCCTGTGGCTCCCCAGGAATGGCAGGGGAGCCTCCTAGGCTCCCCTTATCACCTGGGCCCCGGGCCAGGACTGCGGCTAGTGGTCAACAACCACAGGACCTCCACCCCCATCAACAACATCTTTGGCTGCATCGAAGGCCGCTCAGAGCCAGGTATGCTGTGTGTCCAGTATCACTCACAGCTTGTGGTGGGCTGAGGGGAATTTCTGCCCATACATCCTGGCAAGATAGGGGGCTAGTGCAGGAGGCCCCAAGAGGGGACAGGAGTGGTGCCCAGAGGAGGGAAGCTGGCAAGTTGAGGCTGAACTGGTCTGATGGTGGCAGCAGTGAAGAGACCTCACCTTCCAGCCTGTCTAGTGATGGAATGGGGGTTGTTGCCCAGTAGTGAGCTCCCCAGCACTGGAAGTGAGCAAGCCTAAGTTGGATGATGTTGTAATAGAAACTCAagcataggccaggtgtggtagctcacgcctgtaatcccagcactttgggaggctgaggcgggtggatcacttgaggtcaggagtttgagaccagtttggccaacatggtgaaaccccatctctactaaaaatacaaacattagctgggcgtggtggcacgtgtctgtaatcccagctactccagaggcttggacaggagaatcccttgaaccctggaggtggaggttgcagtgagccgagattgtgccattgcactccaacctgggcaacagagcaagactttgtctcaaaaaaagaaaagtaaggaagaagaaaaagagaaagagaaagaaaaaaagaaaagaaagaaagacaaaaagagagagaaagaaggaaggaaggaaggaaggaaggaaggaaggaaggaaggaaggaaggaaggaaggaaggaaggaaggaaggaagggagagaaagaaaagaaagaaagaaaggactcaAGCATGAAAGAGAGATCAGATCAGATTAGATAGGACAGATGGCCCTTTCAAGCATAGCTGGGTGTGGATGGCAGTGGAGAATCAAAGTAGGTAATTAAAGATGGGGTAACAAAGCCAAGACTGTcttcacaaaaaatttaaaaataaaagaaattggcagggtgcagtggctcgagcctgtaatccagcactttgggaggctgaggcgggtggatcatgaggtcaggagatcaagactatcctggctaacacagcgaaaccccatctctactaaaaatacaaaaaaattagccgggcgtggtggtgggcacctgtagtcccagctactcgggaggctgaggcaggagaatggcgtgaacccgggagatggagcttacCGTGAGcgaagatcgcgccactgcactccagcctgggaaacagagtgagactccgtctcaaaataaataaataaataaataaataaataaataaataaataaaagaaattagccgagcatggtggcacacatctgtggtcccagctacttgggaggctcatgcaggaggatggcttgaaccagggagtttgaagctgcagtgagctatgatcgcatcactgcacactccagcctgggtgacagaaacccTCTAAGTCCAGAATGACCGCAGGCACCCAGGTGAAGGAGCGCACCATCCAGGGAGGGCCAAGTGGGGAGGGGTGCCCTCTGTAGGGACTGGAGGGACTACAGGCCTGGGGTTGCTCGAATGTGATGGGCTGAGAGATACAGGCTGATGGAGGATGCCCCCAGGGTGCAGGGGGTAGACTTTGGGTACTGCCAGTGTCAGAAGTGTGTCCCAAACATCCCCTCCCCAGATCACTATGTTGTCATCGGGGCCCAGAGGGATGCGTGGGGCCCAGGAGCAGCTAAATCCGCTGTGGGGACGGCTATACTCCTGGAGCTGGTGCGGACCTTTTCCTCCATGGTGAGCAACGGTAAggtcagggccagggccagggcctgggcctgggctaGACAGCGGTGGACCTGTGGCCCGAGGAGGATAGGGCAGAGAGGCAGTGAGGGACACAGACTGGCCACTGGTCAGTTGGACCTCGGCTTCCACATTCTACCTGAGTGGCCCTGGGCCAGTCACTTCACCTATATTTCCTCACCTAAAATGAAAGtgaggccgggtatggtggctcacgtctgtagtcccagcactttgggaggctgaggcagatggatcacctgaggtcaggagttcaagaccagcctggccaacatggtgaaacgctctactgaaaatacaaaaattaggcaggtgtggtggcgggcgcctgtaatcccagctaccagggaggctgaggcagaagaatcgcttgaacctgggaggcggagtttgcagtaagccaagagcgcaccactgcactccagcctgggcaacagaatgagcctctgaaagaaagaaagaaagagagagagagagagagagagagagagagagagagagagagagagagagagagaagaaagaaagagaaaacaaagaaaagaaaaaagtgatatgAATGATAATCATAGTCCATGGTCTGTGTCAAGATTAAGCATGTTGggctggacatgatggctcatgcctgtaatcccagcactttggaaggtcaacgcaggagaatcgctggaggccaggagttcaaaactagcctgggccacataggggGACtgcatccctacaaaaaaattttttaaaaattggctggacttagtggtgcatgcctgtaatcccaactacttgggaggctgaggcaagaggatcacttgaacctgaaaggtcAAGTCTtcactgagccatgattgcaccactgcactccagcctgggtgagagagtgagaccctatctcagagagagagacagagaagcagagacCCTGGGGGTTCAGGGCAGAAGAAGACAAAGAGAGGGCCTTTGCTTGGCCTGTGCTAAGCCTGTCCTCCTtcccctctgcccccaggctTCCGGCCCCGCAGAAGTCTCCTCTTCATCAGCTGGGATGGCGGTGACTTTGGGAGCGTGGGCTCCACAGAGTGGCTAGAGGTGATGTGGGGTCCTGGGCAGGTCATTAGGCAGTGGGGAGAGGTGGGGGCGGGGGTTTCCCACTCCACACTGGTCACCCACCCACAGGGCTACCTCAGCGTGCTGCACCTCAAAGCCGTAGTGTACGTGAGCCTGGACAACGCAGTGCTGGGTGAGCCGGGGCAGTGCCACCACCTGGCCCCCTGGGGTCTACCCTTGCCTCTGGGACTAAGCCTTGAGCATggcatccctcccctcccctttttccAGGGGATGACAAGTTTCATGCCAAGACCAGTCCCCTTCTGACAAGTCTCATTGAGAGTGTCCTGAAGCAGGCAAGAGCACCCCAGGAATAGAGGGTGAAGGGGAGTAGGTTAGGGGGAGGAGCAGAGCGTGATCAGtgccctccccccaaccccaggtGGATTCTCCCAACCACAGCGGGCAGACTCTCTATGAACAGGTGGTGTTCACCAATCCCAGCTGGGATGCTGAGGTGTAAGTTGTGGGGGTAGGGAGAGCTGAGGAGAGATGTGGGGGAGCCTGAACCCACAGATCCCTCCAACCTGCCTGCCCCCAGGATTCGGCCGCTACCCATGGACAGCAGTGCTTATTCCTTCACGGCCTTTGTGGGAGTCCCTGCCGTCGAGTTCTCTTTCATGGAGGTGAGACGTCTTCCCCCTGCCCCAGACACAGCGCTAGTATCTCAGCCTGTCTGCCTCTGCCCCAGCGTCCACCCTGTCCTGGCAGGACGACCAGGCCTACCCGTTCCTGCACACAAAGGAGGACACTTATGAGAATCTGCATAAGGTGCTGCAAGGCCGCCTGCCCGCCGTGGCCCAGGCCGTGGCCCAGCTCGCAGGGCAGCTCCTCATCCGGCTCAGCCATGATCGCCTGCTGCCCCTCGACTTCGGCCGCTACGGGGACGTCGTGCTTAGGCACATCGGGAACCTCAACGAGTTCTCCGGGGACCTCAAGGTTCAAGAGGCCCACCCTGCTCTTGGCCTCTGGGAGTGGGAGGCACTGCCAAGGCCAGGGGATCTGGCGTCTTCTCTCTGCAATCCCTGGGGTCTAGGTTCTCTCTGGCAATCCAGCCCTTTAACCCCCTGCCTCCAGTCTCCCAGCCCCTAGCACGTGCCATCTCCCAACCTGGCAGGTGCAGGATCTTCTCCCCACTCCCTTCATCCCACCCCCAGCACTCTGTCCTCGTCTACCCTCCTGCCAGGTCTAGCCCCCTCCCCCATGCTAGGCGGGAGCCCTTGTCACCACGCTAGGCGCGGGTTCTGGCCCCTGCCGCCAGCCCCAGCCCGCGCCTCCGCCCCCAGGCCCGAGGGCTGACCCTGCAGTGGGTGTACTCGGCGCGGGGGGACTACATCCGGGCGGCGGAGAAGCTGCGGCAGGAGATCTACAGCTCGGAGGAGAGAGACGAGCGACTGACACGCATGTACAACGTGCGCATAATGCGGGTAAGGCCCCGCCCCTCTCGCCCCGCCCCCAGtgtcctgcccctccctggggctCCTCCTCCCGGACCTGGCCAGGTCTgcgctctcctctctctccccgccTACACAGTCCCGGTCCTCTGGGTGCTCTCTTCCCAGTCCTGGAAGCGCAGTGCTCATAGATCGGTCAGCCTGGAGGACCCGAGCGATCAAAGTGATGAAATGGATAGGGAAGGCCAGCCCTTTAGCCACAGTAGCCTGGTTTACACCTGGCAGAACTGGGACAACCTAccctccctcacccctcctcGCTGACTCCCCTCCTATAGCTCCCACTGCCTCCTCGACCCTTCTGGAAAGAAAAAGCGTGTCCACACTTGTCCACAGTACAAGGTTACAGGCTGGGAAGTGCAAAACGCTAAAGATATTCAGAATATAGAGAGCTGTTTTCCTTCTGGCAATGAAATGGGTGAAATCCAGaaaggctgcctggaggaggtgtCACGTGAAAGTTAAACAAGAGCTTATTCCCTCACCAATCCCTTCTGCTTAGCTTTGAATCCTTTGCAGCCCACACCCCACCTCCAGTTCccaactcctcctcttccttgcATTTCCTCACTCCAAGAACTCAACCCCTCAACCCTTTGATATCAAAAAATGGGTGAGTAGGGACTGTGGCCATGGGGAAAGGTCTGCAGGGCAAAATAGTAAACAGGATAGTCTTCAGTGAGTGTGGAGTGAGCTGGAAACTGCAGTGTACACAGAGCCACGTGTGCTCATGCACTCACGGTTTTCAGAGTGAGCATGGCTACCCCTTGGAGGCTCATGTTCTCTCTCCTCCTTGCATTTTCCTGCTTGTGCCCTCTGCCTGTCCGCCTTGGCCATTTACAAACCTATTGCTCTTGCTCATTCTCCCTtgcccagactagaatgcagtggcaccatctctgctcactgcaacctccacctcctgggctcaagcgatcctcccacctcaacctccctagtagctgggagtacaggcacatgccatgacgcctggctaatttttatattttttgtagagacagggttttgccatattgcccaggctggtctcaaactcctggcctcaagtgatcctcccacctcggcctcccaaattgctgggcttacaggcgtgagccactgcatctggccttctcctctccttcttatatctctctctccattcattcttcttttctctttgtctcctcTACTGTGACACGGGTGACCCTGGGGTGAGGCAATAGATTGGATACGGTTCATTCTCATTCACAGATCTTGGTTTAACCTCAGCTGTGTCAGCATCCAGAAGACAAAAAGACACCCTCTTTTCAAGTTGCCATACCCCTGTCCCCACCAGGGATAAAAGGGACCTGTGTGTTAGACGCATgacttaggccaggcacagtggcttatgcctgtaatcccagcactttgggaggccaaggtgggtggatcatctgaggtcaggagttcgagaacagcctgaccaacatggagaaaccccatctctaataaaaatacaaaattagccgggcctggtggtgcatgcctgtaattccagctactcaggaggctgaggcaggagaagcgcttcagcctgggagacataggttgcggtgagccaagatcacgccattgcactccagcctgggcaagaagagcgaaactttgtctaaaaaaaaaaaaaaaaaacaacaatgcaTTACTCAGGCCAGGCTCAGGGATGGAGAGGGAAGGACTCAGGACTTCAGAGCCTGCAATAGCGTTGGGTCAGACCCAGTGAATTTTGTGGCTCTAGACCAGGGATTGGTGAACTACTGCCACTGGCCAAATTGAAACTgctgcttgttttttgttttttgttttttctgagacaaggtctcactctgttgctcaggctggagtacagtagcatgatccgggctcactgcaacctccgcctcccgggttcaagcaatcctcccacctcacctcagcctcctgagtagctgggactgcgaggacacaccaccacactctgctaattaaaattaaattttttgtagagatgggaggatctcacgatattgtccaggctggtctcaaaatcctgggctcaagcgactctcccacctcagcttcccaaagtgctgggattacaggcgtgaac from Rhinopithecus roxellana isolate Shanxi Qingling chromosome 6, ASM756505v1, whole genome shotgun sequence carries:
- the TFR2 gene encoding transferrin receptor protein 2 isoform X1, which encodes MERLWGLLQRAQQLSPRSSQTVYQRVEGPWKGHLEEEEEDGEETLAHFCPMELKGPEPLGSRPRQPNLIPWAAAGRRAAPYLVLTALLIFTGAFLLGYVAFRGSCQACGDSVLVVSEDVNYEPDLDFHRGTLYWSDLQAMFLQFLGEGRLEDTIRETSLRERVAGSAGMAALTQDIRAALSRQKLDHVWTDTHYVGLQFPDPAHPNTLHWVDEAGKVGEQLPLEDPDVYCPYSAIGNVTGELVYAHYGRPEDLQDLRARGVDPAGRLLLVRVGVISFAQKESFSHLPPQVTNAQDFGAQGVLIYPEPADFSQDPHKPSLSSQQAVYGHVHLGTGDPYTPGFPSFNQTQFPPVASSGLPSIPAQPISADIASRLLRKLKGPVAPQEWQGSLLGSPYHLGPGPGLRLVVNNHRTSTPINNIFGCIEGRSEPDHYVVIGAQRDAWGPGAAKSAVGTAILLELVRTFSSMVSNGFRPRRSLLFISWDGGDFGSVGSTEWLEGYLSVLHLKAVVYVSLDNAVLGDDKFHAKTSPLLTSLIESVLKQVDSPNHSGQTLYEQVVFTNPSWDAEVIRPLPMDSSAYSFTAFVGVPAVEFSFMEDDQAYPFLHTKEDTYENLHKVLQGRLPAVAQAVAQLAGQLLIRLSHDRLLPLDFGRYGDVVLRHIGNLNEFSGDLKARGLTLQWVYSARGDYIRAAEKLRQEIYSSEERDERLTRMYNVRIMRVEFYFLSQYVSPADSPFRHIFMGRGDHTLGALLDHLRLLRSNSSGTPGATSSAVFQESRFRRQLALLTWTLQGAANALSGDVWNIDNSF
- the TFR2 gene encoding transferrin receptor protein 2 isoform X2, with product MERLWGLLQRAQQLSPRSSQTVYQRVEGPWKGHLEEEEEDGEETLAHFCPMELKGPEPLGSRPRQPNLIPWAAAGRRAAPYLVLTALLIFTGAFLLGYVAFRGSCQACGDSVLVVSEDVNYEPDLDFHRGTLYWSDLQAMFLQFLGEGRLEDTIRETSLRERVAGSAGMAALTQDIRAALSRQKLDHVWTDTHYVGLQFPDPAHPNTLHWVDEAGKVGEQLPLEDPDVYCPYSAIGNVTGELVYAHYGRPEDLQDLRARGVDPAGRLLLVRVGVISFAQKVTNAQDFGAQGVLIYPEPADFSQDPHKPSLSSQQAVYGHVHLGTGDPYTPGFPSFNQTQFPPVASSGLPSIPAQPISADIASRLLRKLKGPVAPQEWQGSLLGSPYHLGPGPGLRLVVNNHRTSTPINNIFGCIEGRSEPDHYVVIGAQRDAWGPGAAKSAVGTAILLELVRTFSSMVSNGFRPRRSLLFISWDGGDFGSVGSTEWLEGYLSVLHLKAVVYVSLDNAVLGDDKFHAKTSPLLTSLIESVLKQVDSPNHSGQTLYEQVVFTNPSWDAEVIRPLPMDSSAYSFTAFVGVPAVEFSFMEDDQAYPFLHTKEDTYENLHKVLQGRLPAVAQAVAQLAGQLLIRLSHDRLLPLDFGRYGDVVLRHIGNLNEFSGDLKARGLTLQWVYSARGDYIRAAEKLRQEIYSSEERDERLTRMYNVRIMRVEFYFLSQYVSPADSPFRHIFMGRGDHTLGALLDHLRLLRSNSSGTPGATSSAVFQESRFRRQLALLTWTLQGAANALSGDVWNIDNSF